The Planctomycetota bacterium genome includes a region encoding these proteins:
- a CDS encoding EAL domain-containing response regulator: protein MKDHDPSHRRVLLLDDDPTTLLLLSEHLKGYGLDVVTCRELEAAEAVVEHVRPDVVVTDLCLSELGGLDGTRLVRHVAACFPRTRLFVLSGHVTPGVRRLLASLGAEVFDKPVDPKRLALRILEGAPGAGASSAGVVEALEPLDDFLAAGDVHAVLQPIVDLSRGTPPFPVLGFEALARGPEESVLRNPEILFDYALRKERLYETDLLCIRAALAEARLLGGRYRLFLNVQPRSLAHPRFADEVVRLVERSGFAPEGIVLELTEQGTILNAPAFAEALAEARRRGFQVAMDDYGLGHSNQHFLLEFKPDYVKLAGYFCRGIERDAAKQEVVRSTARMLQKLRIPAIMECLETREELEAVRRLGVKYGQGYHFSRPLRAEGLRRAGALSRRASSPLSC from the coding sequence GTGAAAGACCATGATCCATCGCACCGCCGGGTTCTGCTTCTGGATGACGATCCGACGACGCTTCTTCTGCTCTCCGAGCATCTGAAGGGCTACGGTCTCGATGTCGTGACCTGCCGGGAGCTGGAGGCGGCCGAGGCGGTGGTCGAGCATGTCCGGCCGGACGTCGTGGTGACCGATCTCTGCCTGTCCGAGCTGGGGGGGCTGGACGGAACGCGTCTCGTGCGGCACGTGGCGGCCTGCTTTCCCCGGACGAGACTTTTCGTTCTGAGCGGTCACGTCACGCCGGGGGTGCGCCGGCTGCTGGCTTCGCTGGGAGCGGAGGTGTTCGACAAGCCCGTCGATCCGAAACGGCTGGCGTTGAGGATTCTGGAGGGCGCTCCGGGCGCCGGGGCGTCCTCGGCCGGGGTGGTGGAGGCGCTTGAGCCGCTGGATGATTTTCTGGCCGCCGGGGACGTTCACGCGGTGCTTCAGCCGATCGTGGACCTTTCCCGGGGAACTCCTCCTTTTCCGGTTCTCGGGTTCGAGGCCCTGGCGCGCGGTCCGGAGGAGTCGGTGTTGCGGAACCCGGAGATCCTCTTCGATTACGCGCTGCGCAAGGAGCGGCTTTACGAGACCGACCTCCTGTGCATCCGCGCGGCCTTGGCGGAAGCGAGGCTTCTGGGCGGCCGGTACCGTCTCTTCCTGAACGTTCAGCCGCGATCCCTGGCGCATCCGCGTTTCGCCGACGAAGTCGTCCGCCTGGTTGAGCGATCGGGGTTCGCGCCGGAGGGGATCGTTCTGGAGCTGACGGAACAGGGGACGATCCTGAACGCGCCCGCCTTCGCGGAGGCTCTGGCCGAGGCGCGCCGGCGGGGCTTTCAAGTGGCCATGGACGATTACGGGCTGGGGCATTCGAATCAGCATTTCCTCCTCGAGTTCAAGCCCGATTATGTGAAACTGGCCGGCTACTTCTGCCGGGGGATCGAACGCGACGCGGCCAAGCAGGAGGTCGTCCGCTCGACGGCGCGGATGCTTCAGAAGCTTCGGATCCCGGCGATCATGGAATGCCTGGAAACCCGGGAGGAACTGGAGGCGGTCCGCCGGCTCGGGGTGAAGTACGGACAGGGCTACCACTTCTCGCGCCCCCTCCGGGCGGAAGGGTTACGCCGGGCGGGGGCGCTGAGCCGCCGGGCGTCCAGCCCTCTGAGCTGCTGA
- a CDS encoding gluconokinase, with the protein MTPPAPEAPFVLTLDVGTSSARALLFDGAGRAVPDFETRRSYRPRATADGGGDFDPAELTAAVEDLLDEAAVRAERFSPAAVACCTFWHSLMGVDAAGEPVTPLYTWADLRSAAEARSLRASLDEAAYHERTGCFLHPCYHPAKLRWIARTQPDVFARAARWVSFGEFLYARWFGRFRATVSMASATGLLDVRSCLYDEEILRAAGVRQEQLSPLGDVGDAFRGLRPEGARRWPALRDLPWFPPVGDGACNNLGAGAVTPERAGVMVGTSGALRVVVPAERLGALPGLFAYRVDRRRGVVGGALNDGGNLIEWARRTFRLPEEAEREVAGMEPDAHGLTFLPLLAGERSPGWAADARGAIVGLRMATRPVEILRAAMEAVACRFRLILRRLEGVREAVASGGALLRSSAWMQILADALGVPVAASEEPEASCRGAALLALEALGKVGRLEDLPARTGRRFEPDPARHARYARATERQERYYARLISENPQGAPAGGTPFTHVG; encoded by the coding sequence ATGACGCCGCCCGCGCCTGAAGCGCCCTTCGTGCTGACGCTCGACGTAGGGACTTCCTCCGCCCGGGCCCTTCTTTTCGACGGCGCGGGGCGCGCCGTGCCGGACTTCGAAACGCGCCGGTCCTACCGTCCCCGCGCGACCGCCGACGGAGGGGGGGACTTCGATCCCGCGGAATTGACGGCGGCGGTGGAGGATCTTCTGGACGAGGCGGCCGTCCGGGCGGAACGCTTTTCTCCGGCGGCCGTGGCCTGTTGCACCTTCTGGCACAGCCTGATGGGCGTGGATGCGGCGGGGGAGCCCGTGACTCCGCTTTACACCTGGGCGGACCTGCGCAGCGCGGCGGAGGCGCGCTCCCTGCGGGCGTCCCTCGACGAGGCGGCCTACCACGAACGGACGGGATGTTTTCTCCATCCGTGCTATCATCCGGCCAAGCTTCGCTGGATCGCCCGGACGCAGCCCGACGTCTTCGCCCGAGCGGCCCGCTGGGTATCGTTCGGCGAATTTCTGTACGCCCGCTGGTTCGGGCGGTTTCGGGCGACCGTGTCCATGGCTTCCGCCACCGGCCTTCTCGATGTCCGATCCTGTCTCTACGACGAGGAAATCCTGAGGGCCGCCGGCGTCCGGCAGGAGCAGCTCTCGCCGCTCGGAGACGTGGGGGACGCGTTCCGCGGCCTGCGGCCCGAGGGGGCCCGGCGGTGGCCGGCGTTGCGGGACCTTCCGTGGTTTCCGCCGGTCGGGGACGGCGCCTGCAACAACCTCGGCGCCGGCGCCGTGACGCCCGAACGCGCGGGGGTCATGGTCGGCACCTCGGGGGCGCTCCGTGTCGTCGTGCCGGCCGAGCGCTTGGGGGCGCTACCGGGGCTTTTCGCCTATCGAGTGGACCGGCGCCGTGGGGTCGTCGGCGGAGCGCTCAACGACGGGGGCAATCTGATCGAGTGGGCGCGGCGGACGTTTCGGCTGCCGGAGGAGGCGGAAAGGGAGGTCGCCGGAATGGAGCCGGACGCTCACGGCCTGACGTTTCTGCCGCTTCTGGCCGGCGAGCGCAGCCCGGGATGGGCGGCGGATGCGCGGGGGGCGATCGTGGGGCTCCGGATGGCGACGCGGCCGGTCGAGATTCTGCGGGCGGCGATGGAGGCGGTGGCCTGCCGCTTCCGCCTGATCCTTCGGCGGCTCGAAGGGGTGCGGGAGGCCGTGGCTTCGGGAGGGGCGCTCCTGCGGTCTTCGGCCTGGATGCAGATTCTGGCGGACGCTCTGGGGGTTCCGGTCGCGGCTTCGGAGGAGCCGGAAGCGTCCTGCCGCGGGGCGGCGCTCCTGGCGCTGGAGGCGCTGGGGAAGGTCGGGCGGCTGGAGGATCTTCCGGCGCGGACGGGCCGGCGTTTCGAGCCCGATCCGGCGCGGCACGCCCGCTATGCGCGGGCGACGGAGCGGCAGGAGCGGTACTACGCGCGTCTCATCTCGGAAAACCCTCAAGGGGCGCCGGCGGGCGGCACGCCCTTCACCCACGTCGGATAA
- the nagA gene encoding N-acetylglucosamine-6-phosphate deacetylase has translation MAPVSLVLTSVRLPGRPGTWDLHVAGERLAAVTPSGGPVPPGARRLDGAGLTACPGFIDLHVHGGRGADFMDATEEAFDTIGRFHASGGTTAYLPTTATESPEAILAAIDMAARCREQRIGGVEILGVHVEGPYMAPGKSGCHDPGFVRPPSPEENRAYLDRAAVIRRITLAPEVPGVLEFIREASRRGIVPSGGHSNATLEETLRALDAGMSMITHLYSAMSTIVKQGPFRVPGMLEAALLDDRLGTELIADLKHVPRELLLLAMKAKAERAVCFVTDAMRGAGMPDGTYTFGSARGTPAVVEGGVARNLSNTGFASSTARMIDLVRNAVEALGLSLEQAVRRASLIPAVLAGVADRKGALDPGKDADIVLVSTEPRLEVRWTLARGQVVYDAARA, from the coding sequence ATGGCGCCGGTGTCCCTCGTCCTGACGTCCGTTCGGTTGCCGGGGCGGCCGGGGACGTGGGATCTCCACGTCGCCGGGGAGCGCCTGGCGGCGGTGACCCCGTCGGGCGGGCCCGTGCCCCCCGGCGCCCGGCGTCTCGACGGCGCGGGCCTGACGGCCTGTCCGGGCTTCATCGATCTGCACGTTCACGGCGGCCGCGGAGCCGATTTCATGGACGCCACGGAGGAGGCCTTCGACACGATCGGTCGGTTCCACGCCTCCGGGGGCACCACCGCCTACCTGCCCACGACCGCCACGGAGTCGCCGGAGGCGATCCTGGCCGCGATCGACATGGCCGCGCGCTGCCGGGAGCAGAGGATCGGCGGGGTCGAGATCCTCGGCGTTCACGTGGAAGGTCCCTACATGGCTCCCGGCAAGAGCGGCTGCCACGATCCGGGGTTCGTTCGGCCGCCCTCGCCGGAGGAGAACCGCGCCTACCTGGACCGCGCGGCCGTCATCCGGCGGATCACGCTCGCCCCGGAGGTTCCCGGCGTCCTCGAATTCATCCGGGAGGCGTCCCGCCGCGGGATCGTTCCTTCGGGGGGCCACAGCAACGCGACGCTCGAGGAGACGCTGCGCGCCCTGGACGCCGGGATGTCGATGATCACGCACCTCTATTCGGCGATGTCCACGATCGTCAAGCAGGGCCCCTTCCGCGTTCCGGGGATGCTCGAGGCCGCGCTTCTGGACGACCGGCTGGGGACGGAGCTCATCGCGGACCTCAAGCACGTGCCGCGGGAGCTCCTGCTTCTGGCGATGAAGGCGAAGGCCGAGCGCGCGGTATGCTTCGTGACCGACGCCATGCGGGGCGCCGGAATGCCCGACGGAACGTACACGTTCGGTTCGGCGCGGGGGACGCCCGCCGTCGTCGAGGGCGGCGTCGCGAGGAATCTCTCCAACACCGGCTTCGCCAGCTCGACCGCGCGGATGATCGATCTGGTCCGAAACGCCGTGGAGGCGCTGGGCCTGTCGCTGGAGCAGGCGGTCCGCCGCGCGAGCCTGATCCCGGCGGTTCTGGCCGGAGTGGCCGACCGCAAGGGCGCGCTGGATCCGGGGAAAGACGCGGACATCGTGCTTGTTTCGACCGAGCCGCGGCTGGAGGTCCGGTGGACGCTGGCGCGGGGACAGGTGGTCTATGACGCCGCCCGCGCCTGA